The Rhododendron vialii isolate Sample 1 chromosome 3a, ASM3025357v1 nucleotide sequence AACTTtatatatcaaaagaaaatcataTTCATTTATGCATCGTGTAATTCGATCTAACATGCAGTGCTCAAATTATATAATCTACAAGACACAAAAAATAGCAAGATGAACCACACAATGCCGTGCTCCTAATTCTGTGTTTATTAGTAGTACGAAAAAATAGACATATTTTCTAGATTATTGTATTAATATCTTTAgtgttttttctttaatttttttttatcataatatttttttactttttagatagTAACAAATTATTAGGAAAAAATAACGCAAAATCAATAAAAGATCATACAAGACGAAACTTACGAAAAATAATCCCATAAGAAATTAAAGTTAGATATATCAAACTCCGGCATGCCTATAATCCATTATATGGTTACCATAACACAATGTAATTGATCATTTTGTGAAACTTCATTGTATATATGTAGGCATATTGTCTTAAGTAATAGTACAACAATGTTAGCGACACATGCACACAACGTACGTCTGGGGACATATAGTGCAGTGTCTCCACCGGGGCCTCAAATCATTTGTGTAGTTATGTAGGTCAACTCATAATTAAGGGTTATGGCAGAGATTTGCATGCAAAATTGCaatgttttctttcctttttgtatGATCTTGAGATAGACCGAAAAGTTTTCACGATATGCAATTCGAATGGTCCCGACTTGTATTTACCCATAATGAAGTATATATAGTATTGCCAACCCAATATTTTTATACTAGTAATAATTTATTATGAAGGgatcttatttttgttaaatacTCTGTAATAATTTAGATTATGCACGTAGACTCACATGGTTTATGGATAAACAGGAAATGTTGCACAAACTGTGCCTTTTATGGCTACTACTACTCCTCATCATGGGGTTTCGAGGGAAGAGAATATTGGAGTTGTTAATTACCAGATGGTGCctagaggaggaggaggaggaggaggagaaggaggagtaCTGGCGGTTCAGGGTTATGATCATAgtaattataataataataataataataataatgacaaTGACGTGAATGATCAGCAGAGGCGGTTTTTGAACGAGGAAATGGGAGAGTTGTTCGGGAGTCTTAGCCTGCAGGGTGAGGGTACTGGCGGTGGAGAAGAAAGACAATTAGTTCCACCGGATGATAGGACTATCTTCTTGACCTTCTCCAAAGGGTACCCTATATCTGTAAATGAAGTCAGAGACTTCTTCACCAGGTTCTCTCTATCTCTAGCTCTCTAGTAAAGTACTGACTGCTATTCAACTTAACTTTTTCATGATCAGATGCATGTGATTTATGCGGAATCAATCAAAAATTGGATAATGGTACGTTAGGTTTTGTTCATGAGTATGGCTATAGTAATTTATAGTATTATATTATATTGTAGATAATATATGGTATGTTGTGTTAAAGCTAGCTTTGTGGTATCAATTAATGGTACGTGGATCGAATTTTTTTGGCTGACCCAAATCCACGGAAGTTTTGTACCATAAAGAATAATAAGATGAATTATAGAAATATcaaaaatttctattttatttatttttattatatctCTTAGAGATTTAAATTGCGTgaaaaatacacattttttcaaCTATCAAAATGGGAGATTCAGAGTACAAGAGACTCGACTTGCGACCATGCGCGAAAGGGTCCTAGAGTTAGGCCACTGGCATACAAGAGCAGGTTAATTTGGCAAATTGACGCACTCTCCCTCATGGATAGACACCTAAAATAAGTCTtcttccatatatatatatatatataggatgtgtatttaatttgtttctataaatatatatatatatatatatatatatatatatatatatatatatatatctcaacACACATGCAGGAAATATGGAGAGATTTTCGAAGCAATACACATGCAAGAAGTAGGAGCAGAAGAGCAAATGCTGTACGCTAGACTTGTGGCTCGATCGGCTTCTAGCGTTGGAGTGGTACTTGGTGGTCAGAGAAAAGCAAGGTTCTCTATCAATGGAAAACATGTTTGGGCTCGCAAGTACATTAAGAAGCATCCTAAATCTCCCCTCATCACAACCACCGCAACTACTAGTAGTACTGCTACTAATTCACCAACACATGAGCCTTCTTCATCTCTGGCCGCTGCCGCCGCCACCCCACAACCCTAGTTTATTTTTATGAGAGATCCAAGAGTccttttaaatgaaaaaaaaaaaaaagtatttgagTTTCaaatattattgttttttttgtgtggctaATAAGAGGGTGTAAACAGTTATCACCTATTTCTAGTTACAATGTTTTGTGTCTGTTGACTATATCAGCGTAACATTGAATTTATGTATGTAGTTTTCCatcagattttttattttattttattgtattGTCAAATCTTGATTGTCTATTTTATTAAAGTATATTACTATCAAAAAGTTGTGAGCTGTCAAACTAAAATTCCCATCACTTCCTTAACACATTTAGTGATCGAGGAACAACCATTGgtgaatttttgaaataacCAGTACTACTCTCTAATATATAGTGTGTTCGAGTCTTAAATTTGTGAATGGTTTTGTAGACATGCagaattattaattaataataaaaacgCGCGAAAGGAAGAATGAAAATAGTAAGTACTTGAATATATACAAACACGCAATTCTACAATAGATTTTAATTTCCTCCAAAAATCCTTCTGATCAACTTCAAAATCACACTCCATTCCCTCAAAAGTTGTTTCGTAATGAGAACTAGCTAGCTAGGCATTGTTCAGTTAATGGTAATCTGCGAACTTAGTTTTgcaaaaagataaattaattaagactattttgggtttggattaaCTGATTCACAATGCATGAAAGAGCACCGTTATTTGGATTAATAGCTAGCTATCTTTTAATTTAAGTTATGGAACCCCCCCGTCTACAGGTATTGGTCATAATAATGCACTGATATATGCGGCACAGATCGGTGCACGCGGCCCACTTTCGAGTCCCGCACAAATGATTCAAactgttcattaattttaaaatattttttgagtggtTCCGTTAATAATCAACTCAATCAAATAACTACAAATGCTTGATccaatgtaccaatttttcatGCAAATTACAAGATCCTATATTTTGAATGGAAAATTAATATTATATTGAATCAACCACTTGCAATATcagattaagctaatttttcttGGGATCACTCGAGAAAATatcttaaaattaatgaatggtTCAAACTATTTgcataggacccaaaagtgggccCCATTGGCCGATCTGTGCACCATTGAAATCATGCAAGTTACGGAGTATCTTCTTAATAATTGTAACAGATTTGCCAATGGGTACTGATGATGAGTACAGATTATGTACATGGGTGAGGTGCTTAACCTCTATGTCGTTAAAATTACAAATTGCTGATAATTTGTTTACCAGAAATTACAGTGCAACTAAAAATACGAAGGAAGAGCTTGcgattaaaatttttttttcttggcaaaagTTAGTAATGTTAGGGCCTGCTTGGATGTAGGTAAAAAATTGGGGataaaaaatatgaagggggataagatagtagagggtattaattttgatgatttaTGAAGGAAGGATAAAATAGTATGTGATTTGGATGAAGTATTAAATAGGgagataaaatttgactttgtttggatggtttataGAATGGAGGGATAAGAAGGGGTGGATGGTgggaaaagctgtcaaatgactattttgtCCATGTGTAGtgttaaatttaattatgtattaaaataagtatataaattcaaattttaatattaaaaaatgtctattttaaaatttttatattaaaaaatgtttttacaccatttctatattaaaaaatatagttaaaaaattaagtgttccgattttcaatccgtttgaaccggtgcaaagtttttttgttttttgataattttatcttaaatggtcataatggatttttggctataaaccttgaaactaaataagaagtcttcgggtgctcgttgaaagcccttagagccaaaaatccattattaccatttaagataaaataattagaaaaatatgatctttgcatcagttcaaacggattgaaaattaaaatacttaattttttaactatatttttaaatatataattgatgtaagaaaaaagtattccaattttcaatccgtttgaactggtgcgaagatcttatttttctgatcattttatcttaaatggtcataatgaagtTTTggttctaaggcctttcaatgagcaccctaagagagccctgaaactaaataaggagtctttcAGGTTGGAGAAAAGGGATAAGCAGGGGTGATTTCGTCCAAATTCCTCCCCATTCCTCCCCTCTACAACCAGATTAAATTTGGGGAGGCCAAGAGGTGCCCAAAAATTGTATTGGAGAATCCCTGAAatgggtgaaaaagaaaaaggggtgAAAACTAAGACCCCTCTAAATTTGGTTCCCAAATAAGGATAAAACAGTAAGCCCCATCCCATTTACCCCCTCTTATTTCTTCTTCCCATTTTTACTCCATCCAAGCAGGCCCTTAGTTTGAAGTTTGTAGAAGGTAAAAAATATCCGAACAAATGGCCCGCTCCTCGAACGACCTGTGGAATGAAAAAGGCCACATGGCCGCGGGACCCATGGACCGAGATACCCCGTGAGCCGAGATAACCTTGAGCCAAGAACCCCATGAACCGACGTACCCGTTTCAACTGACGTACCCCATGAACGGACTTACCCTATGAACCGATCGCAGTACCCTCTGCGGTAGTGATTGGCTCTAGAAATTAGTGGTAGGGTATTTAAAAATTGTCTTAACTCGATTGGCTgatttattaaccaataatatatgtacaaaatctcataaatTAGTATAAATAGTGCGGTTAAAAAACATAACATCTATTCTAAAAAAGTAATTACGAGGCAAAATGAGAACTAAAAAAtgtatattattattttttacaagaaaaataattttttgaaagttgtcgTATTGTGTATTAGACAGTGTTAATTTCGAGAATGGAGATGGTAAAAATTTTACAGTTGTCCTAGACAAATTCTCATATTTTGTGTTAGCGTTTAACCAGCGTATTAATCTCCTAAAACTCTTTGAAAAGAAATTGTAGCGAGTATGTTGAGGCTGAGCTTCTCGAAAATATGTTGTTCCTTAGGGTCatgacatgatgagattttttatCGTAGTGTTAATTTCAAAGAAATGTGATTGAAGTTAACGGGATTTTGCAAcctagttgaatttttttaaagtttttatccATAATTCGTTAAgctaaccaaattaaaatttataatgTAGTTATTGTCATAAATGTGAAATTAATCATCGACAATAAAGAGATAGAGAATGTAGAGCATAATACTTACCCCtatagattcttcttttttctctttctttttttatttttttcatcatgATTATGAGCTGTATTTGAGCTATTGTGTTAGGTGTTTAAATATGAATTACCTGAATTGATGGATTATAATTGAGTGtttaattgattttaggttgagtgttcaattctttttgggttAGTGTTCAAGACTACTACAATCGCGTGTTCATTGACATTTAAGTTAAGTGTTCAAAGTAAGGTTAGTctaaaaattttacatttattcttagcaaaaatttttttttggatgttcaGTTGACCATGGAAGTATACATGTGGAGCCGCTTCTATTATGCAGTACCCCTCCCAAGGTACCCTTCCGCGGGCCTCCTACCGCGGCACCCCTTCGCGGGTCTCCTATCACGAAACCATTGCCCGACCGTGTCTCCATGACCACGGCCCTCCACCGTGATGCCCCTCCACGACCATGGGACTCACCTAGCCACGGGTGCCGAAAATGCGTAGCTCTAGCTTTGACCTGGGCTCACGAACTACACGTGGCCTTAGCAAGCTGATTGACTGCATGGAAGTATTGTAAGTCGTGATCACGACAGAGAGCCAATTCCGACCAAATGATGTCGAAATAAGGATCAATCACGACCTATGAAAGGCTTGGGCATGACATAGAGAGATGTCGACCCTTCAAATAACCTGACTTTAACAAGGTTTAGCTCTGGTTAGCTTGGCAAAACCAAAGGAGGGGTCATTAGAGACTCGGTCACAGTATTGGCATGACCGAAATAAGATCATGACCATACTGCTCATACGATGACGGCAACGCAGAACCAAGCTTTGACCCTGCTCGACGCCGGTAGGGGCAAAGCCGCGGTAGACATTGACCATATCGTTTAAACGAGATTATTGTAGATCTAGTGGTGCGGTAGCTAAAAGACAAGGGACTTGGCGCGGAAAGGACCTCACAGAGTAGCACCCGCGGGACCATTGCGTGTGTCACGGGCTAATAGTACGGAACGGATAAGAATGCACGATCTGTGCGACATGTGTGTCCGAATTTTAGTGGTCCACTCGACACAGAAAGAGAGGTCGTGTGCCTATAAATTGGACATTGCTAAAAACGGGTTCTAGAGAGAGCAAGCTCCTTCTTCTCTCTAGGATTTGATATGTAACTGCAATGGGGGACGACACATACTCTTTTACTGATAGATTGGGGATCAAAGCAGTAGATTCCAATGATGTTAGAAAGAAACAAAGGGCTTCCAATGCTTCCAACCAACAGATTTCAATTCCCAATACCACATATCTCAACAGCAGTTTATCAAAAGGTACTAGAAACCCTAACAGTTCATTTGCTTCCAACGCTGCTCCAAGAGGTGATGATCTCTCAATAGGTGTTCACACTAATCCTAACTAGCACTAAATCTTCTAAACAGCTTCGTGCCCATTTATTAAGATCCATCACCTCCAGAAGGCATTTATGCAGCTCTGCGCTCCAAGTATCAGCTCCACGCTTATCCCCCTAAGTCTGCCTGATAGCTTGGTACGGCCTACGACGTTTCAAAATTTTGGTGTTTCGTATATATTATTTTGCTCTGTGCATCAAGTGTTCTGTGTGTCGTCTCCCAAAGATGGTTTGGGGATCCACCCCTATTACATCAATCTCATCCAGCTCATTTGCAAGGATATGCGTACCAACAAGAATACCTTCGATCGTGAAAAGTGATTGACATTATCTACTCCCTGAGTAAGATTAACCTACTGTGTAATGACTTACCCTGAATCATTGAAGGTTTCTCTTGCATTTTCAGATATCTCATGCATCTCCGTGCTCGACAAACCCTGGATCTCAGGTATATCACACAATGGATTGGTAAGGCCTAACAACAAATCTCTTTTATCAAAGCTTCGTGCATTTTATACATTGAATGCCCCGAACTATGAATGGTCTGATTTTCCCTCGAGGACTACGTAGGCAGCAATCCGGCGCGACCATATAAGTCTTTCTTCATTTTTAGAGCAAGAAGCGGAGTTACATGTGACTACACTAGAATGACTTAGAGGTGGTGTCTTAGTTCGGAATTTGTATAGGGGAGTACGGAATGAATAAGAACAGAACCGCAAATCTAGTGGGCGCCTCCCTTACTAAGTATCATGTAGTTCCATCAAGAGTCAGCCCCCCGTTTGTTGCAAGTTTCGGGATTTGCTCTAACCGAAGCccacacaaaaataatttttgaaatcctTAGATATTTGTTTcaccaaattcaaatttctttacgtttttttctttcacttgaaTACGCCTTGCGGCTATTCTATTAAAGATGGGTATCTGTAGACACCCAAATTTGGCTCAATAGATATTTtgagtcccaccttggggaccatcccaatGATAAACAGGTTGTGTAATTGTTATGGTTGACTTTTCACGTAAGCTTGAAAAACTTGTTGTCCCTTAGAATGCCCAATCCACAACCAAAAAGCCTAAATAGCTAAATAGCCAAATATCCAATTTTCTAGGGAAAAATAGATTTGTTGGCCATCAATTTGATGTGTTGGCCGCCGGTTTGATTTTTTCCAGAGGAATCTTTTTAGTCCATGCCTCCCATCAAGATTGTTTCCTCAGCCGGCACTTCATTCCACCGGTCACCAGATCAATTTCCCTCGAAATCTGGACGCACATCAACATGTTTGATCCAAACTCTAACTCTTGGGCAACTCTATTAACTTTGTGGGCACGAAATCAATCTTAGTGACCTAAATTTCcatatctattttacctaaatCCTAAGGTTTTGGTAGATTTTTGTGCCCTATATAAAAGGGTGTAATCCTAGGGTTTGATATATTGCATATAACCTACGTACCCAAATAAACACTCCATACGTCTTTTCCTACCTCCATACTCTAGAAAAACCTACTCTCAAACCCTAGCTTTGTAAGTCCTCTAACCTAGCTTTGTAAGCCCTTTAACCTTGTGAGTGGCTGCATCTTGAGTGATCAAACCCCCAAAGAACCCACctaattttagggttttgtgaagCAAATCACTCAATTCCCCTCAATCCGAGCAATCAAGCTACTGAGGAATCAAAGTGGTGAGGCCAATCGGCCTATGGTTCAGTTTAATTATAGTATTTATGTTTTAATCTATTTTTCTGcgttttcaataattttatttCTGATGTGAGAAATAATACTGACTGAGACTCCAATTAACGGCCGATATATTAAACCTGTGTGATCTGCTGGCTGATAGATCGATTCTTCGGCCGACAGATCGTTTTGCTAGTACAAATTAGTTTTctgttgttttcttgtttaCTTTGCATGGTGTCACCTCCCCTATCCCGTGTGGTTTACTTTCTGCCCGGATCACCTAGTAATTGTTAATGGCTTAATTAAATCAATGATGTGTAGGATTAAatacaataaaaatttattttatgttgAATGATTCTGGGTCAGTCTTTGGGCTGGGCGAAGAGGTGCCTAATACCTTTCTCTCATCGTACTTTTGGCTTCCAAATCTAGAATTATGTTCGGTTTCTTGGTTCCTAAAATCAAGTGGCGACTCTTGAGTTCACAAGTGCGCTACAACTGGCACTTCAAGGTTTATGGTATGCTGCAACGGGTACAACAAATCGGCCTGATCAAATACTTAGCCTCCAGCTGTGTGGAGATGCCCTTAGGCATTGGGGTGTACACAAGACGCCGACCATGCACATCCCGGCATGCAGGGTCACTCCGGATCTCGCTCGAGCTGATCCGTGTGGGACCCGAAGTGGGCCCCGCGTGCGAGGGTATGTGCAATCGGTGTCTTTAGGATTTCCAGATCCATATGGTTGTATAAGTAGTTTGTGCACATTTAGAGAGtataaaacaagaaattatGGCCCAATGAATGTTTCtaattaggcctgtcaatgggccggatccgatccggatttGATAAattcgaatccgataagacttgaatccgatccggattcaataagactcaaatccgatagtggtaatatGGATCCAAATTTTTCGGATCCGATCCAAAAATCTGAATCcaatccgaaaacttttttacttcaaaaattttagcaaataaataaataaatattattttccaaaaaataataataataaaaatacaacttcttaaacattttttttcaaaataaaaaatttactatttttttaaatttaaaaaatttaaaaaaaataaagttcagatttggattgataacggatttaatccgatccgatccgaatttAGATTACcggattcagatcatcggattatcggatcgacgttatcggattcggatcgaatCCGAATCTGATCTGGTTCAATgacagacctatttctaatggctTTTGGCCCCGGATTCATTTGTTTCAAAGACGTCTTCTTTCATCCGGAAAGAGAAAGATGTAAGTTAAGGAGCCAATAGAGAAAAAGGAgctggggagagagaggggggatggGACTGCGGTGGTGGTGGGACAATTTCGCAAGGGGTGGAGTTGGGTGGTGTATATGGTGGTGTTTTGGTATACCAAAGACTGGGAAACATTAGGGTGGAGGtaattttggggaaaagatAGACTTCCGTCTCACATTTTTCGGTCTACATTTCCCAAACAAATCATAATAATTTAGATAAACATGAGAACTGTGGTATTCACATAGACAAAATACTCCACAGATCATCTACAAATTTTGTGTTAAGCCCTATTACGGATCTTGTAAAAATAATATGATTTGccttacaaattttgaaaaagccgTTATTGATACTTGAtagagataatttttttttacagaattgcataaaaaatatattttaaaataaatgagCGATTCAGATCATCTTTGGCAGATCCGTGGTAAACTCCGCACAAAATTTGTGGAGTATTTGTGATCTGGCTATGATGCCCTAGTCAGGTTTTGGGATATCCATGTCCCATTTTTCCTCAACCGTTTGAGTATAAATTGTGGCCATATACTATTGTAAGTATGGTCATTCATTGTAGGAAGTATGAGTATAGATTGTGGTTATACATTATGGTAAGTATGACCATACATTGTGGTAGGCCTGTTAATGTACCGGATCTGATCcgaaaaatttgatttgaatcAGATAACGTCGATTCGTTAATCCAAATCCtgtaatccaaatacggatcggatcggatcggatcagATTAAATCCATTATTAATCCGAtctgaaatttcattttttaattttttttaaaaaattgtaaatttttttattttgaaaaaaacatgtttaagaagttgtattttttattttttatttttaaaatttcatttttaaaatttttttagaaaataattttttttgctaaaattttttaagtaaaaaagttttcgaatcagattcggattttcggatcggatccaaattttttggattaggattcagattaccactatcggatttgaatCTTATCGGATTCAGATTTGTTGGATCTGGCCCATTAATATGCCTACGTTGTGATAAGTGTGATCATATATTGTTGTAAGTATAGTCATATATTGTGATAAGTATGATCTacgaaaaaaatcataaaatcaccttattttttaagtgatTTTGATCTAAAGATTGAtatttattcatttttaaatcTAAAGAGATTCATATTTACGAGGCATCCATGCTTCAACAGACGAAAAACAGACTTTTTCGTAAACAtcatgtgataaaaaaaaaaaaaaaaaaaacaggcacGTGTAGAACTTGTGTGCTTGGTTTGAGAAGTCCGAAATACCCTTCACATCGtaactcttttgttttttttttttttttgatccgcttcaCATCGTAACT carries:
- the LOC131321152 gene encoding uncharacterized protein LOC131321152, which produces MSTISPLMIMNTPSSCPPITTEEFNTFHAIDRALYTLLIFALGRDPAESMRVMGLLLWLERNGPDFRLVKRMLSMKTSLVNSVADESVVCLNCVETDGWFRFDPHGNDLPLLRSLLRRDLSLRFFHENRVSVLCGVTKIVSEVCARAFEDITTRILGHRNPIFVGSSSSCGVPPLVVAGGGGAGGDLSVPYYPGIAVASNMDSGGLTGNVAQTVPFMATTTPHHGVSREENIGVVNYQMVPRGGGGGGGEGGVLAVQGYDHSNYNNNNNNNNDNDVNDQQRRFLNEEMGELFGSLSLQGEGTGGGEERQLVPPDDRTIFLTFSKGYPISVNEVRDFFTRKYGEIFEAIHMQEVGAEEQMLYARLVARSASSVGVVLGGQRKARFSINGKHVWARKYIKKHPKSPLITTTATTSSTATNSPTHEPSSSLAAAAATPQP